Proteins encoded by one window of Bacteroidales bacterium:
- a CDS encoding GxxExxY protein — protein MWKVTKKYLDELTYKVIGCAIEVHKYLGPGLLESIYEKCLLRELKIRGINYKNQVWVPLQYKGLELEAELRLDVLVEDVLCVELKAQEGLLPIHDAILLSYMQMLEKPKGILINFHCVNIFKEGQRTLVNNLFSELPEE, from the coding sequence ATATGGAAAGTAACAAAGAAATACTTAGATGAGCTCACCTATAAAGTCATAGGATGTGCCATTGAAGTACATAAATATTTAGGTCCGGGACTGCTGGAAAGCATTTATGAAAAATGTTTATTGAGAGAATTAAAAATTAGAGGAATTAATTACAAAAATCAAGTATGGGTACCCCTTCAATATAAAGGTTTAGAATTGGAAGCAGAATTAAGACTGGATGTTTTAGTGGAAGATGTTCTTTGTGTTGAATTAAAGGCGCAGGAAGGATTATTACCCATCCATGATGCAATCTTGCTTTCGTATATGCAAATGTTGGAAAAACCCAAGGGAATTCTAATCAATTTTCATTGTGTGAATATTTTTAAAGAGGGCCAAAGAACCTTGGTTAACAATTTGTTTTCTGAATTGCCTGAGGAATAA